The genome window CATTTCCAGACAGTATGAACAAGCCTCCTTCACATGCCCATTCTTAAAGAGCGCATGAATCCAAATTgtccatgcaaacacattaGGCTCAGGACCTTTACTAGTGATGCAACTCCATAAATCTTTAGCCATCTCAAGCTTCTCAGCTCTTAATAGAGAATTCAGGAACTCCTTCAAGGTACCATAATGACGAGCAGATAGAAGACCTCTCCCAACCATTTCTTTGAAGTGCTCACAAGCTTCAACCAGACAATCTTGCCCAATAAACCCATGAATCATTATGATAAAGGTATCTAGCCCTGGACTAAGTCCACTTCCCTCCATTTTGTTCCAAAGCCGAACGCCTTCCTTAACCTCTCCCAACTTGCAAGCTAACCTAATCACCGTATTGTAAATACTAAGATCAGGAATGCAACCAATCTTCTGCATTTCCTCCATGAGTTCCATACACTCTTCTAGCTGTTCCTTCTTCTCATGAGCCAACATAATGTGCATATAAGTCATCTGATTCGGAGTAAGTCCTTGCTGTATCATAGAATCCAAAAGCTCATAACCCTTATCAATCTTCCCCCACTTGCAAAAACCACTTATCATTGTAGTGTAGGTCACAACATCAGCTTCACAGCCATTTCTCTGCATTTCAACGAAAACCTGCATTGCCTCTTCCATTCTCTTCCTCCCACAAAGTGCCTGAATCAAAATAGTATACGAAGTTGCATTCGGCTCACAGCCCTTCCTCCTCATCTCCTTCAAAAGATCAAAGGCATCGGTCATCTTCCCTAACTGAGCATACCCACTAAGCAAATTGTTATAAACCACAATGTCGGGCTCAAACCCTGCCTCCCTCATCTGCACCAACACAAACTTGGCTTCTATAAGCTGCCCTTCCTTACACCAACCATACAACAACGATGTAAAATGCTTAAGCGTAGGTGTAAACCGAACCCTCATATCCTCAAATAACAATGCAGCTTCCTTAACACTACCATTCTTACACAAAGCATCTAACAAACACCCAAACACATACTCGTCAGGCTCACAACCATACTTTGGCATCTCATCCAATACTTGAATGGCTTTCTTAACCATTCTATCTGAGGCGAAGCGTCTCATCAGAACAACAAACAGTTGTGGGGATATCAACTGGGGATTATCCCTCCTCATCTCTTCAATCAGTGCCCAAACAGCACCAAATTGCCTCATTTTCCCTAAAATCTTAATCATAGATTTGTAAACCTCATAGCTATGCCTATAACCGGGTTGTTTGGAAGCCCaaatgaaaaaactgtacccCAAGTTCCCGGCATCGCCGCAGCGATCCAATACACGTTCGGTTAAACCAGAACGCATAACAACACCAGATTGTTGCAAAGCGAGTTCCAATTTGGGAACCCTTGAGTGGAATTTCTTTAAAACTCTGTATACCTTTTCGACATCACCAGCAAACTCGTCGTGGCTGTGATTGTAAAGGGTTTGATCATCATCTGGGGCAGTTTGAAGGCGAACTAGCCCAAACCCAGTTCTTGTATTGTCTGATagaaagttgttgttgttgttgttgttgatgctCTGAGTCTGAGACTGAGAGGGATGGGTTTGAGGGATTTTGTCTATATGGGTTTCGACATTTGAAGTTGTGTGAAGAAGGAGGAAATGAGTGTATTGTATGTGTTTGTTGAACAAAGTGGTGTGTTTAGTGAAGAAAGTCgtggtttttgaaaacactCTCTGCATTTTTTTGAGAGTCTATCTGAAACTACACAACAGCTCCTCAACTACTTGGCTTCCGCTTATTCATTAGTCATTACCCAGAGAAGGAGATAAAACAAAATCACTCGGAATGTCTAAGGGTTTCACCTTGGTTTTGTCTTGTCTTGTAGGATCGATTCTGGGGCGTTGAAGGCAATTGTCAAATGTTGTTGGGATGACAAAGATGACTCCTCCTATAATTAAGGATTTGCTTCCTAGATTGGCACCAATTTTGAGAAGAGAAGGTCCAGAAGGAGAACTATATTGACCTTTTTGGACCAATTTGCTAGCCGTCGTACTGAGGTATTCGGCGAGACAAAATGAACACTGCAGCGGAACCGTGTGTGTCTGTGGAGCAAAATTGGCTGAATAGTAACTTTTTTGGAAACTTGTTGTAGAGTAGCATACgaggcgaaaatgggtaattatccataaaaaacaaactatttagttagtagaaTCCGTttataaactatatatatttttagcaactcgagtcttaaagactcgattttggacCCCTAAATCGAGCGTCTAAGGCttgattttcatgggttgttcCTGTCTGATGTGACACTTTTTCCACGTGGCGTCtacatgaaaatcgagtttctaagactcgatttacatttaaaacgaaaacaaaaaaaaccacaagGGCAGTAGGAAAACCACAGCAACGCATTCAtcagagaaggaaaaaaaaaaaaaaaaaaaccagaagaatgtgttcatcagagaagaagaaaaaaaaaaaacccagatcgcACCgcgaaagagaaaaaaaaaaaaaaaaaaaaaaaaaaaaacccagatcgcaccgtgagaagaaaaaaaaaaaaaaaaaaaaaaacccagatcgcaccgcgacctgggtcgcgcggcgacctgggtcgcggtGCGACCTCGCCTGGTCGCGCACGGCCTGGGTCGCCGGCCTGGATCTGTCTGTGTcgccattccttcttcttcttcttcttctctttcttttttttttctttctttctgccttttttttccgctgtttctgcattttgggttggggtcattaatattttatttttgggttggaaatcgagtctctaagactcgatttccatataGACGTCACCTGGACAAACTGCCACATCAGACAGgaacaacccatgaaaatcgagccttagagagtcgatttaggggcccaaaatcgagtctttgagactcgagttgctaaaaatatatatagtttgtaaacggaccctattaactaaatagtttgtttttaatgggtaattacccattttcgcctaGCATatgatatttagtttttttttttaaaaaaaaaaaaaaaaaagaaacaaacacacgtaagggagagaaaaatgaacaattaagtaaactctttttaaaacttgagtttgttaaatttgaattccaactcaaaatcgagtttagcAAACTTCAGTTCCAATTAGTTTAGTTGTCTGACgtggattttaaaaaaaaaaaaaaaaacacgtggAACTCAAGTTTGCTAAACTTGAGTTTCAGGtcgttaaaaaaaatttaccctaATGTAGGGCTATAAATGAACAAAATTGATCATGAACAACTTGGGTTCAACTTGATAAAAAGcttgttcatgtttgtttgtttgtttataaataaaccaagcttgagccttagttttagttttaggcttgtttaataTTCAAGCcgagcccaagcaaaaaaatttgttcacgaACAAGCTCTTGAGCTATTAGGCTTGATACAAAGCAATTCAAGTATAGactcatttataagtttatatatgttAGCTAAATATActtattatacatattttaataATGACATGGCCAACATGAGACCACTACCTatattaccttaattttttccttccctttaaACTGATCAAGAACCACTTTAGACTATagtaacatttaaaaataaataaataagtaagtAGGTCACATATGATACTTTCCTATCAATCATCTAAAGTAAAGTTATGAAACATGTtagtattttctcattcataataGTTACAAACAGATATTTTTCTAATCCTTCACCATCTAAtgtgaatgtaaaaattgtattttaaacaATTGTTCAAGCTATAGACAAGGAATGATGaatgaattaatttaattatgtaaattattaatttgaataatagcTAATCATAAGTAAGACTAGATGtatgataaaatgagtataatattttctttttctttttttcttaattttagagatttaagcatttaataatgtaattttttaaaatcaccaGCTCAAAAACTTGACCTGAGCTCGAGTTTGAGCTTAATATTAAGCTTGAgtttggcttgactaattaatcaagccaagccaagccaagcttAAGGTTTTTGGCTTTCCCACAAGCTCAAGCTcaaacactatttttaggcttgtcacaagctcaagccaagctcgagcttttgatttttcttgacGAGCCTTGAACATGCACTACTCGATAAAGCTTAGCTTGTTGACAACCCTACTAaaatggaacttgagtttactaaactcgagttctaatctagtaaatttttttaaaatggaactTGAGTGTAGCAAACTCAAGTTCTAGACTAGTAAATCtagattttgtaatttttttaaaaaaattttcccaagTCACATAACAgcacccctctctctctcccttcagtCTCTCTCACTCACATAGTACCACTACTTCTCACTCTCGCTCTCCTCCCTCACTCTGACTCATCTTCCTCAATCCCTCGTCTCCCTcagtctctcatctctctcaatgCCTCCTCTCTTCATCTCTATTTGCTTCTCCACTATGTCATCCTTTACCTCTTGCTCAATGGACAACAGCCTTTCAATGGCGGTGACAAGTAGCAACACTCCATTAAAAAACAAGGCAAGCCCCATTTTTTTTATCGTacttatttatgaaattttgttagGGTTTTGTTGTAAATATGTTTTGGATtctgaataatttttttacattttttaaggAATCCTTCAAGTTTGTTTAGGATATAATTGATTGAATGGGTTATGGACTAAATATTTGGGTATGCTATTCTATTAGATGAATGTGAAGATTTGTGGTTTTTGAGTGTGGAAAATTAATATCTGGGTAGTATAAAGTCTTGAGTGTTTGGATAATTTGGATTATTttgacaacaacaaccaagcattttagtcccaattttttttttttttgggtcagcTATGGATCCTTAAAAGATTATGCAAGGTCAGCCATATGCATTTTTTTCGGTTATTACTTTGATTATTGAATGTTCTAAATGTAAAGGATCTTTGTCGATATTTTATATTGTATGGTTTAAATTAAAtcctttgtcttctctttttcctCTCATACTTGGCTTATTTATGCATATATCCTGTGTCTTCTCTTTTTCCTcgcttttatttctttaattggTCCCATAATGCTCCTCTATTTGATATGACATAAAAGTTTTTTGCAACATGACAGTAGATCCTGGACCCATTGATCGAAGCATTTTGTCCGAACAAGTGAATCATTGATCTGAGTTACTTTGGAACCCTAGAGGCCAGGTACAAATTTTCATATAATGctatttggtgattttatttatcaatatgGTTGCAtctcaataataaataaagccAGTAGTCCAATTATTGTTGGTAAGACTGTAAGAGTATGATTGGGCAAGACCAAGGGataatttattaacttttttgtGAAGTGATAGAAGAAACTTGGCATGGATGACCTATaggagattttattttattttctttacgactttgaaattatattttgtttggcGTCGGGGATTTTAACATTTTGCTCCATTGTGAATCTATTTGGTTTAAACCTTTGTCCACATCCATGGAAACTAACAGGGAGTAGGTAGGATATCATTTTGCGTCTGAAGTAGCACTGCTTTCAAGAATACGTCTATTAGTTCACATTAGTCACATGTTCATAGTATGTTTCCTCATACATGCTGCATTTTGAAACTGTTGGTCTGTAGATTTACTCCCACCATCTTCCCTTTCCCTCCCAAATTGGTGATGTACCTTAAATTCCTTTTAGACTTGATATGTGATCttctcatttgattttttttcctccccatGCTATGATAAATCTAAGTAGTTAAGTACTATGGTTGTTTAATTTATCACTACAACATAGTTTTTGTGTGAGAAGTTGCCTAGCTTCAAAGTTCAAGACAAAGAATTCCATCATAAGTTTTGTGCTTTGTAGCCTTTGTAGGAGTAATCTGTTTATAGTTAGTGCTGCTTTTTGTGATTAGCAGTTCTTGCTACTCTCCTACAGTTTTATTGGTAGTGTGTTCTGTATTTTGATACTTAAAAGTTGCATCTTAGTCTCTGTATGTTTGTTGCAgtgttgctgttttttttttcttttttctttttgttccaaattggagtctaattttatgccacacgtgtccatctaattttttacttttacctaagcatatgcatgaggttacacactagtttttataaatttaaagcagtaataaataaattaattacaattgaaattgattcaaaaataaacttatagattataCTATTGCTTTTGGATGTTGAGTTGTTCTTTAATGGCATATTATGTACTTGATTGAAGTATaagatatttatatattgttataaCATTTGCAGGATCCTTCTAGCACACTAGGTTGTTGATGTCGCCATGAAGAATTGACACGTCGAGATCCTATGGTAGATGATTGTGTGATTGCCACTGTGAGATTGCTTGGTTTAGAGGGTCTACACATGGTCCCATCCATAAAGCTTGATCATGCATTGATCACTACATTTGTAAAGCGTAGTGACCAGAGACTCGTACATTCCACCTTCCATATGGTGAGATGACGATCACATTGCAAGATGTGGAAGTTATAATGGGGATGCCCATCAAGGGTGAGGCAATGGTTGGAATGAAAAGATGTGTGTGTTGAAATGCTTGGAATTCAAATTCCAAATGGCCTTCAAATCATGCTAGACAATTAGAGGATTCAGATAAAAGCACTCGTCGACTGAATTGGACAACTGTTGCCTCCGGATGCCAATGAGATGCAGGTTCATCAATATGCTAGCTGCTATGTACTAGCCCTACTAAGGGATATTGCATTTTTTGACAAGTTCGGAGATAGGATCCATCTCATGTGGTTGGAGTTCATGCAGAACCTTCATAATTCACCCAAGTATAGTTAGGGTAGTGCAACCTTATCATGGTTGTACAAAAATTTATGCAAGGCAATCGAAAAGAAGGCAAAGAAAATTGGCAGACCATTCATTTTGATCCAATTGTGGATATATGTCAGGTTCTCACATATGTCCCCACAAAAGGTGTCCCCACAAAAGGTGTCCCCACTAGAGGGTGTTTATggtccaccaccaccaccaattcCTCTTGCCATGAAGTATATATTGCATAATTAGTGTGCTATCATTAGATGTATTATGCCACAATTGTTTTATCATTTGAGTTTTACGTAAACGACTAATGACCATGCTATGTTATGTGCTTGTAGGTGGGCAGGGGCTAAGTGTACAAAGAACACTCCCATATACGTGCTTTCCGCATATCTCAACCAAATTGCCACAACATGGCCCGACCAAgtataatactttttttttatacaacgTTTATAAGAATTTATGTCCTTGAAATTACATCCatcataatcataatcataaaAAAGTATTTCATTGCCCACTATTATTCTACTTGTTATGCAAATTATGGGAAAATTGCTTAACGCTGTTGCTTTTATTGGTGGCTACTATAGGTTAAATGGGAGCCATATGCGGATGAATTAAATCGCCTTCCTCCTAGTTTTCGCATTAAGGGAAGTAATGTGTGGAGGTCGAAAATTCcacttatatgtttttggctTGTAGAGTTTCACCTACCTAATTGTGTCCTCTGATAATTTGAGCTAAAGTAGGAACAACTCAAAGATGTTAATATTGATCATGAATTGCATAAAATAGATGCAAGGGGTAAGgtagaaaaa of Quercus lobata isolate SW786 chromosome 8, ValleyOak3.0 Primary Assembly, whole genome shotgun sequence contains these proteins:
- the LOC115957803 gene encoding putative pentatricopeptide repeat-containing protein At5g65820, whose translation is MQRVFSKTTTFFTKHTTLFNKHIQYTHFLLLHTTSNVETHIDKIPQTHPSQSQTQSINNNNNNNFLSDNTRTGFGLVRLQTAPDDDQTLYNHSHDEFAGDVEKVYRVLKKFHSRVPKLELALQQSGVVMRSGLTERVLDRCGDAGNLGYSFFIWASKQPGYRHSYEVYKSMIKILGKMRQFGAVWALIEEMRRDNPQLISPQLFVVLMRRFASDRMVKKAIQVLDEMPKYGCEPDEYVFGCLLDALCKNGSVKEAALLFEDMRVRFTPTLKHFTSLLYGWCKEGQLIEAKFVLVQMREAGFEPDIVVYNNLLSGYAQLGKMTDAFDLLKEMRRKGCEPNATSYTILIQALCGRKRMEEAMQVFVEMQRNGCEADVVTYTTMISGFCKWGKIDKGYELLDSMIQQGLTPNQMTYMHIMLAHEKKEQLEECMELMEEMQKIGCIPDLSIYNTVIRLACKLGEVKEGVRLWNKMEGSGLSPGLDTFIIMIHGFIGQDCLVEACEHFKEMVGRGLLSARHYGTLKEFLNSLLRAEKLEMAKDLWSCITSKGPEPNVFAWTIWIHALFKNGHVKEACSYCLEMMDADVMPQADTFAKLIRGLRKLYNREIAAEITEKVRKMAADRQITFKMYKRRGERDLKEKVKEKKDGRKRRARRRQWGGGRNRAKL